One window of the Chryseobacterium camelliae genome contains the following:
- a CDS encoding ABC transporter permease, translated as MEIKEENIINIHHYLPHREPMLMADYILELTKEKVVTSFEILESNIFVHNNHLAEAGLIENAAQTCSSILGQSFFKSDTEIKVIGFITSIKKIEVFGLPKVGDTIISRASLISQFENICHIFCETFREDELLVRTEINLFIQEIQH; from the coding sequence ATGGAAATCAAGGAAGAAAACATCATTAACATCCACCATTATCTGCCGCATCGTGAGCCTATGCTGATGGCAGATTATATCCTGGAACTGACCAAAGAAAAAGTGGTGACTTCCTTTGAGATTCTTGAAAGCAATATTTTCGTCCATAATAACCATCTGGCGGAGGCCGGACTCATCGAAAATGCAGCACAGACCTGTTCCTCTATTCTCGGGCAGAGCTTTTTTAAGTCTGACACTGAGATTAAAGTAATCGGTTTCATCACCAGCATTAAAAAAATCGAGGTATTCGGGTTGCCGAAAGTGGGTGATACCATTATCTCCAGGGCTTCGCTGATTTCCCAGTTTGAGAACATCTGCCATATTTTCTGTGAGACATTCAGAGAAGACGAATTATTGGTCAGGACAGAGATTAACTTATTTATCCAGGAAATACAACACTAA
- a CDS encoding MMPL family transporter → MQTYSHTMHRFFIFLYYLISRHRILSGAVALCIAAICIFFASRITFEEDINQIIPKNEKSDLTAKVLKQLNFSDKIIVIIESTSKENSFQLSETADTFLQDIQPLKKYIATVQGKVNDDEISNTFDFVREHLPLFLNEQDYKEIGEKLQKDSIDKKVESNYVSLVSPASLVTKEFIKKDPLGITFLGVKKLNALNLSQDFRLENNYIVSRDGRHLLLFIDPAHKSSDTKDNEAFINALNDIKNKLNVQFKGKTELSYFGSPVIAVANAQQIKKDIRNTVIISMTVLLVLLIYYFRNFFTPVIVFLPTIFSVLLALLALYFIKDKLSAISLSVGAILIGITIDYALHILTHYKHNHNIEELYKEITQPIILSSATTAVSFLCLVFVRSEALKDLGLFASLTVIFSSVTALIIVPQLYHPKKEKQSLNTNFIDRIGSYPYEKNKPLIIGCTVIIIACLFGFRHVGFNEDIGDLNYIPKELKLSEAKLQKLSDITSKSIYTISYGDSEDEALSKNTRLNSFLEREKQEGKILNYSSIGNVVLSRKDQQQKFEEWNSFWAGNKKNKALEDLKRAGAQFGFNSSAFNNFNDMLDKNYATLSLQDYEKVKALQVTEFLSKDKNFFTVSNIVKVDENHREAFIKDAEKNHQALAIDRQQMNENFLGLLKRDFNTLINYSLLAIVLTIIVFFRNFELTVLTMVPIVLTGIVTAGILYFLGLELNIFSTVVCTLVFGVGDDFSIFLTQAMQKEHTTGKNELPTYRVSIILAVFTTILSIGSLIFARHPALHSLALVALIGMFSVIIITSTLYPFWFRFFITNRAKKGLSPITFRLMVNSTLSFLYYGLGGLFFSFIGSFFVKKSKGKTLNLIKVFSARFLTSVLFTNPWVRKKLIKNTDEDFSRPAVIIANHTSFLDILAVAMVTHKMVFLVNDWVYNSPVFGKIVKALGFYPVSQGIENGINPLREKVSQGYSLMVFPEGERSYTNDIKRFHKGAFYLAEQFGLDIVPVYIHGNSEVLPKGDFIIYDGSITIKVGERISNDDPTFGSHYSERTKRINAYFRTQFAALRNELEDENYFRSKLFLSYLYKENEVVKAVKQDFNTYKKDYYALNRYIPADANILHMADDFGQKDLLLTLYQAGRTVFTLIADEEKRAVAKQNYLVKRRKIHYIGHISEVKKNVGILLVSDKRFNIETMPELPEKIITLDSESQGIKDAGYRLEFESGIIKIYIKQ, encoded by the coding sequence TTGCAGACTTATTCCCACACCATGCACCGTTTTTTTATTTTTTTGTATTATCTGATTTCCAGACACAGGATACTGTCCGGAGCTGTGGCTTTATGTATTGCCGCCATATGCATCTTTTTTGCTTCCAGGATTACTTTTGAAGAGGACATCAACCAGATCATCCCTAAAAACGAAAAATCGGACCTTACTGCTAAGGTACTGAAACAGCTTAACTTCTCAGATAAGATCATTGTCATTATTGAAAGCACCTCTAAAGAGAACAGCTTCCAGCTTTCTGAAACGGCAGATACATTCCTCCAGGATATTCAGCCTTTAAAAAAGTACATTGCAACCGTCCAGGGGAAGGTCAATGACGATGAAATTTCAAATACGTTTGATTTTGTCCGGGAGCACCTCCCGCTTTTCCTTAACGAACAGGATTATAAGGAAATCGGGGAAAAGCTCCAGAAAGATAGTATTGATAAGAAGGTGGAAAGTAATTATGTGTCACTGGTATCCCCTGCCAGCCTGGTCACCAAAGAATTCATCAAAAAAGATCCACTGGGCATTACCTTTCTGGGCGTAAAAAAACTGAACGCACTCAACCTCAGCCAGGATTTCAGGCTTGAAAACAATTATATCGTCTCCCGCGACGGCAGGCACCTCCTCCTCTTTATAGACCCTGCCCACAAAAGCAGCGACACCAAAGATAATGAAGCATTCATTAATGCGTTGAATGACATAAAAAACAAACTCAATGTACAGTTCAAAGGAAAAACGGAACTGAGCTACTTCGGATCTCCGGTGATTGCCGTAGCCAATGCACAGCAGATCAAGAAAGATATCAGGAATACAGTAATCATCTCCATGACGGTCCTGCTGGTCCTGCTGATCTACTATTTCCGGAACTTTTTCACACCGGTAATCGTTTTTCTACCCACCATTTTTTCTGTGTTGCTGGCTTTGTTGGCCCTTTATTTCATCAAGGATAAGCTTTCTGCCATTTCATTGAGTGTAGGTGCTATCCTGATCGGTATTACGATAGATTATGCGCTTCATATCCTCACGCATTACAAGCACAATCATAACATAGAAGAGTTATACAAAGAAATCACGCAGCCTATCATCCTGAGCAGCGCCACGACCGCCGTATCATTCCTCTGCCTTGTTTTCGTCCGTTCCGAAGCCCTGAAAGACCTTGGCCTTTTTGCTTCCCTCACCGTGATCTTCTCTTCTGTTACAGCCCTCATTATTGTACCGCAGCTGTACCATCCCAAAAAGGAGAAACAATCCCTTAACACCAACTTCATCGACAGAATCGGTTCTTATCCATATGAAAAAAACAAGCCTCTTATTATCGGCTGCACGGTTATCATCATCGCCTGCCTCTTCGGGTTCAGGCATGTAGGGTTCAATGAGGATATCGGTGACCTGAACTATATTCCCAAAGAACTGAAGCTGAGCGAAGCCAAACTCCAGAAACTGTCCGATATCACTTCAAAATCCATCTATACCATTTCCTACGGAGACTCTGAGGATGAAGCGTTGTCTAAAAATACCCGGCTGAACAGCTTTCTGGAACGAGAAAAGCAGGAGGGCAAGATTTTAAATTACAGCTCGATAGGCAATGTCGTCCTTTCCCGGAAAGACCAGCAGCAAAAGTTCGAAGAATGGAACAGCTTCTGGGCCGGAAATAAAAAAAATAAGGCTCTGGAAGACCTAAAACGCGCCGGTGCTCAGTTCGGATTCAACAGTTCCGCTTTCAACAACTTTAATGATATGCTGGATAAAAACTATGCTACCTTAAGCCTTCAGGATTATGAAAAGGTAAAAGCTTTACAGGTCACTGAATTCCTGAGTAAGGATAAAAATTTCTTTACCGTTTCCAATATTGTCAAAGTCGATGAAAACCACCGGGAAGCATTCATAAAAGATGCAGAAAAAAACCATCAGGCGCTTGCCATTGACCGCCAGCAGATGAATGAAAATTTCCTGGGGCTGCTGAAACGGGATTTCAACACCCTGATCAATTACTCATTACTGGCTATTGTCCTGACCATCATAGTCTTTTTCAGGAATTTTGAACTTACTGTGCTTACCATGGTTCCGATTGTTTTAACCGGGATCGTAACAGCAGGGATTCTTTATTTTCTGGGTCTTGAACTTAACATTTTCAGCACCGTAGTATGCACCCTCGTTTTTGGTGTAGGGGATGATTTCAGCATCTTCCTGACGCAGGCCATGCAGAAAGAGCACACCACCGGAAAAAATGAGCTTCCTACTTACAGGGTATCCATTATTCTGGCGGTATTCACGACCATTCTTTCCATTGGCTCCCTTATTTTTGCCAGGCATCCGGCGCTGCATTCCCTGGCCCTGGTAGCATTGATCGGAATGTTCTCCGTCATCATCATTACCTCAACGCTATATCCTTTCTGGTTCAGGTTCTTTATTACGAACAGGGCTAAAAAAGGACTATCCCCGATCACATTCAGGCTGATGGTCAATTCCACGCTTTCCTTCCTGTATTACGGACTGGGCGGATTGTTTTTCTCTTTTATCGGAAGCTTCTTTGTAAAAAAATCAAAAGGAAAGACATTAAACCTTATCAAAGTTTTTTCTGCCCGGTTTTTAACTTCTGTCCTGTTTACGAATCCATGGGTAAGGAAGAAGCTCATTAAAAATACGGATGAAGATTTCAGCAGACCGGCAGTCATCATTGCCAACCATACCTCTTTTCTGGATATCCTTGCAGTAGCCATGGTAACCCACAAAATGGTATTTCTGGTTAATGATTGGGTATATAATTCGCCGGTATTCGGGAAAATCGTTAAAGCATTGGGATTCTATCCTGTTTCCCAGGGGATAGAAAACGGTATTAATCCGCTCAGGGAGAAGGTGAGCCAGGGCTATTCCCTGATGGTCTTCCCTGAAGGTGAACGCTCTTATACCAATGATATCAAACGGTTCCATAAAGGAGCATTTTACCTGGCTGAGCAATTCGGGCTGGACATTGTCCCGGTGTATATCCATGGTAATTCCGAAGTATTGCCGAAAGGGGATTTTATTATTTATGACGGAAGCATTACCATTAAAGTAGGCGAAAGAATCAGTAATGATGACCCAACTTTCGGCAGCCACTATTCCGAAAGGACCAAAAGGATCAATGCCTACTTCAGAACACAGTTTGCTGCGTTGAGAAATGAGCTGGAAGATGAAAATTATTTCAGGAGCAAATTATTCCTGAGCTATCTGTATAAGGAAAATGAAGTGGTAAAAGCGGTAAAGCAGGATTTCAATACCTATAAGAAGGATTATTACGCGCTTAACCGGTATATTCCCGCTGATGCTAACATCCTGCATATGGCAGATGATTTCGGACAGAAAGATCTCCTGCTGACATTGTACCAGGCAGGAAGAACGGTATTCACGCTGATTGCCGATGAAGAAAAAAGAGCGGTGGCGAAACAGAATTATCTGGTCAAAAGAAGGAAGATCCACTATATCGGCCATATTTCAGAAGTCAAAAAGAATGTTGGTATACTTTTGGTTTCTGATAAGCGCTTTAATATAGAAACAATGCCGGAGCTCCCGGAAAAAATCATAACACTGGACAGTGAAAGCCAGGGTATTAAAGATGCAGGGTACCGTTTAGAATTTGAGTCAGGAATAATTAAAATTTACATAAAACAGTAA
- a CDS encoding BtrH N-terminal domain-containing protein has product MKLNFEHHQTAHCENGVASNLLLNKGLHLSEPMIFGIGSGLFFVYLPFLKVNFAPGFSYRPMPGAIFTKAARRLGIKIKRQKFSNPEDARKALEKNLENNIPTGLQVGVFNLTYFPEEYKFHFNAHNLVVYGKEDGRFLISDPVMDYVTSLSEAELEKVRYAKGALPPKGHMYFPTFIPEKVDLEKAIIKGIKDTCKNMLAPVPIIGVKAMRWVARSIPKWAEKKGTKQTNHYLGQLIRMQEEIGTGGGGFRFIYGAFLQEAADILKNEQLRELSREITMIGDLWRDFAVDIARVYKNRNSKSNIYQELSKSMLHIADLEEAFYKKLSKAV; this is encoded by the coding sequence ATGAAACTGAACTTCGAACACCATCAGACCGCTCATTGCGAAAACGGTGTCGCCTCCAACCTACTGCTTAATAAAGGCTTGCACCTCAGCGAACCTATGATCTTCGGAATCGGATCCGGGCTGTTCTTTGTCTACCTCCCGTTCCTGAAAGTGAACTTCGCTCCCGGGTTCAGCTACCGTCCTATGCCCGGTGCCATCTTTACCAAAGCAGCCAGGCGATTGGGAATCAAAATTAAAAGACAAAAATTTTCAAATCCGGAAGATGCCCGGAAAGCCCTTGAAAAAAACCTGGAGAACAATATTCCTACCGGGCTTCAGGTGGGAGTATTTAACCTCACGTACTTTCCCGAGGAATATAAGTTTCATTTCAATGCCCACAACCTTGTGGTGTATGGGAAGGAAGACGGACGTTTCCTGATCAGCGATCCGGTTATGGACTATGTAACTTCGCTTTCTGAAGCAGAACTGGAAAAAGTACGGTATGCCAAGGGAGCCCTTCCGCCGAAAGGCCATATGTATTTCCCGACGTTCATTCCAGAAAAGGTCGATCTGGAAAAGGCGATCATCAAAGGTATCAAGGATACCTGTAAGAATATGCTGGCCCCTGTTCCCATCATCGGAGTTAAAGCCATGCGGTGGGTAGCCAGAAGCATCCCGAAGTGGGCAGAAAAAAAAGGGACCAAGCAAACCAACCATTACCTGGGGCAGCTGATCCGGATGCAGGAGGAAATCGGGACCGGCGGCGGCGGATTCCGTTTTATTTACGGTGCCTTTCTGCAGGAAGCTGCCGATATTCTCAAAAATGAGCAGCTGCGGGAGCTTTCCAGAGAGATTACCATGATCGGTGATCTATGGAGGGACTTCGCCGTGGATATTGCCCGCGTATATAAAAACAGGAACTCCAAGAGCAATATTTATCAGGAGCTTTCCAAATCCATGCTTCATATTGCCGACCTGGAAGAAGCTTTTTACAAAAAACTGAGCAAAGCAGTCTGA
- a CDS encoding beta-ketoacyl-ACP synthase III, whose protein sequence is MYDVFITKASTYLPNEPVSNEEMETYLGLVNEKPSKARALILRNNKIKTRYYALDKNGKPTHTNAQITAKAVEGLFDEKFTRQDMELLSCGTTSADQIQPSHASMVHGELGLNKSIEINTSMGLCNSGMNALNYGFLSVKAGVKQNAVCVGSERFSSWMTADKFNHEAENLKLLEERPIIAFKREFLRWMLSDGAGAFLLENKPRENEVSLRIEFIDFYSYAHEIEACMYAGCEKQEDGSLKSWADYPSDEWLKQSIFALKQDTKLLDEYILVKGAESLRASFDKHQLDPDSIDHVLAHISSGYFKEGLKEEFAKKGMDFPWEKWYYNLSEVGNIGAGSIFIALEQLMNSGTLKKGERVLLCIPESGRFAYSCALLTVC, encoded by the coding sequence ATGTACGACGTATTTATAACAAAAGCTTCAACATACTTACCGAATGAACCTGTTTCTAACGAAGAGATGGAAACGTATCTGGGCTTGGTGAATGAGAAACCGTCCAAAGCAAGAGCTTTGATTTTAAGAAACAATAAAATTAAAACCAGATATTACGCATTGGATAAAAACGGGAAGCCTACCCATACCAATGCACAGATTACGGCAAAAGCTGTTGAGGGACTTTTCGATGAAAAGTTCACCAGACAGGATATGGAACTGCTGTCATGCGGAACAACCTCTGCAGACCAGATCCAGCCTTCCCATGCGTCTATGGTGCATGGTGAATTAGGTCTGAATAAATCTATTGAGATCAACACATCCATGGGACTTTGCAATTCCGGGATGAACGCCCTCAACTACGGATTCCTTTCCGTAAAGGCAGGTGTTAAACAGAATGCAGTATGTGTAGGATCTGAAAGATTTTCATCATGGATGACGGCGGATAAATTCAACCATGAAGCAGAAAACCTGAAACTCCTGGAAGAAAGGCCTATCATCGCTTTTAAAAGAGAGTTCCTCAGATGGATGCTTTCCGACGGAGCCGGAGCCTTCCTGCTGGAAAATAAACCGCGTGAAAATGAAGTTTCCCTAAGAATAGAGTTCATCGATTTTTACTCCTACGCCCATGAGATTGAAGCCTGTATGTATGCAGGATGCGAAAAGCAGGAAGACGGAAGCCTTAAATCATGGGCAGACTACCCTTCTGATGAATGGCTGAAACAGTCTATTTTCGCCCTGAAACAGGATACGAAACTTTTAGATGAATACATCCTGGTGAAAGGAGCGGAAAGCCTGCGTGCTTCTTTCGATAAGCATCAGCTGGATCCGGACAGCATCGATCATGTTCTCGCCCACATTTCTTCAGGCTACTTCAAGGAAGGCCTGAAAGAAGAATTTGCCAAAAAAGGAATGGATTTCCCATGGGAAAAATGGTATTATAACCTTTCTGAAGTTGGAAACATCGGGGCAGGGTCTATTTTTATCGCCCTTGAACAACTGATGAATTCAGGAACGCTTAAAAAAGGGGAAAGAGTATTGCTTTGCATTCCGGAAAGCGGAAGGTTTGCCTATTCATGTGCCCTGTTAACAGTTTGCTAA